A window of the Hypanus sabinus isolate sHypSab1 unplaced genomic scaffold, sHypSab1.hap1 scaffold_1218, whole genome shotgun sequence genome harbors these coding sequences:
- the LOC132386576 gene encoding cystatin-B-like encodes MAPVWTKEQPATTEVHKVADEVKSDAESHIHALEQIFVAKTYREQDQTIMLGKLLLIKVDIGNPNNFVHMEVFVPSNKLPVLVAIQENFSNCAPLEPLV; translated from the exons atggcacCAGTGTGGACAAAAGAACAGCCGGCCACGACAGAGGTCCATAAGGTCGCAGATGAG GTGAAATCCGACGCGGAGAGTCACATCCACGCCTTAGAGCAGATATTCGTCGCGAAAACGTACCGTGAGCAGGACCAGACCATCATGCTGGGGAAACTTCTGCTGATCAAG GTCGATATTGGAAACCCCAACAACTTCGTCCACATGGAGGTGTTCGTTCCCAGTAACAAGCTGCCAGTTCTGGTGGCGATCCAGGAAAACTTCAGTAACTGCGCTCCGCTGGAACCCTTGGTCTGA